A single genomic interval of Prionailurus viverrinus isolate Anna chromosome A2, UM_Priviv_1.0, whole genome shotgun sequence harbors:
- the CA2H7orf25 gene encoding UPF0415 protein C7orf25 homolog, protein MSAHAMLCERIAIAKELIKRAESLSRSRKGGIEGGAKLCSKLKAELKFLQKVEAGKVAIKESHLQSTNLTHLRAIVESAENLEEVVSVLHVFGYTDTLGEKQTLVVDVVANGGHTWVKAIGRKAEALHNIWLGRGQYGDKSIIEQAEDFLQASHQQPVQYSNPHIIFAFYNSVSSPMAEKLQEMGISVRGDIVAVNSLLDHPEELQPSESESDDEGPELLQVTRVDRENILASVAFPTEIKVDVCKRVNLDITTLITYVSALSYGGCHFIFKEKVLTEQAEQERKEQVLPQLEAFMKDKELFACESAVKDFQSILDTLGGPGERERATMLIKQINVVPDQPSERALRLVASSKINSRSLTIFGTGDTLKAITMTANSGFVRAANNQGVKFSVFIHQPRALTESKEALATPLPKDDTTDSEH, encoded by the coding sequence ATGTCTGCACACGCCATGCTCTGTGAACGAATCGCCATAGCCAAGGAACTGATCAAGAGAGCGGAATCACTTTCTCGATCAAGGAAAGGTGGTATAGAAGGTGGTGCAAAGCTGTGCAGCAAATTGAAGGCAGAATTAAAATTCCTACAGAAAGTAGAAGCTGGGAAAGTAGCTATTAAGGAATCCCATTTACAGAGCACTAATCTAACACACCTAAGAGCCATTGTGGAATCAGCAGAAAACTTGGAAGAAGTTGTTAGTGTTCTTCATGTCTTTGGTTACACAGATACCTTGGGAGAAAAGCAGACCCTTGTGGTGGATGTAGTTGCAAACGGTGGTCATACGTGGGTGAAAGCCATTGGCCGCAAGGCTGAAGCTCTACACAACATTTGGCTGGGCAGGGGCCAGTATGGTGACAAGAGCATCATTGAGCAGGCTGAAGACTTCCTCCAGGCCAGTCACCAGCAGCCAGTGCAGTATAGCAATCCTCACATCATCTTTGCGTTTTACAACAGTGTCTCCAGCCCCATGGCGGAGAAGCTCCAAGAAATGGGCATATCCGTGCGAGGGGACATAGTAGCGGTTAACTCTCTGTTAGATCACCCTGAAGAGCTCCAACCAAGCGAGAGTGAGTCCGATGACGAAGGCCCTGAACTTTTGCAAGTGACCAGAGTAGACCGAGAAAATATACTAGCAAGTGTTGCGTTTCCAACAGAAATTAAGGTTGATGTGTGCAAAAGGGTAAATCTGGACATTACTACTTTAATCACATACGTATCTGCCCTCAGCTATGGAGGCTGCCACTTTATCTTCAAAGAAAAAGTGCTCACAGAACAAGCCGAGCAAGAGAGGAAAGAGCAGGTGTTACCACAGCTGGAGGCGTTTATGAAGGACAAAGAGTTGTTTGCTTGTGAATCTGCTGTCAAGGACTTTCAGTCTATTCTAGATACCTTAGGAGgacctggggagagagagagggccactATGCTAATTAAGCAAATTAATGTGGTGCCAGACCAGCCTTCTGAGCGTGCCTTGAGACTAGTGGCCAGTTCAAAAATCAATAGCCGCTCATTAACAATTTTTGGGACGGGAGACACTCTAAAAGCCATCACAATGACTGCCAATAGTGGTTTTGTCAGAGCTGCCAACAACCAGGGTGTTAAATTTAGTGTGTTTATCCACCAGCCCAGAGCGCTTACTGAGAGCAAAGAGGCCCTGGCCACCCCCTTACCAAAAGACGACACAACTGACAGCGAACACTAA